The Pleomorphomonas sp. T1.2MG-36 genomic sequence CGACAACGGCTTCGCCGCCCTGTTCGTGGACAAACACATCCTGGGCCAGAGGTAACGGCTCACCCAACCGCTTGCGGTGACGCCCCGAACCTCCGTCAGAGGCGGAGGCTCGGGGCGCTGCGCGTGGGCGACGGTGCGGGGGCGTTCGGATGGATCGAGGCCGCCTCGCTCCGTCCTCGTTGACCATGGGAGCGGGGTGGGGTTAGAGCACGTCCGGCGAACCTTGGTTCGCCAACGCGCTCTATCTATATGTTTTTCGCAACTCCGGACGCAAAACCGGTTCCCACTTTTGCTGGGGTTGCTTTAGGGTTACTGCAAGTCTGAGTGGAAAGGAGGCACGCATGCGGAAGAGCAGTGCAATCCGCCGGTCGGCCGGCGTGTCTCGGGCGACGGTGCCGTCGCAGCTTCCTTTCCTTGCGGCTCCTTTTTGAGCCGGGCTCAGGACGTCCTCATGTTCAAACTCGAACCGGATGGCTTTGCCGCCATCGCACCGCTTTTTGACGACCTTTCCCTTCGCCACGGCAGCGTCAGGGCCGTTCTCCGCGATCCGTCCCTCGGCGATATCTGGGTCGATGATCTGGGGTCGCCTCGTCAGGCCCTTCTGCGGGGGCCGGAGGGGCTCTATCTCGCCGGCGATCCCCGCCGCGACCTCGGCGGCCTCGCGGGGGAGATTGAAGATTTTGAGTATGTCTATCCCGATGACCCCTGGCTTCCGGTCATCGGCGAGGTTCTGCCAAACCGGTTCATGATCGCGCACGACCGGGTGCGGCTTGCCATGACGGCGGGCCGTGCGCGGGCCTTTGCCGTGCCCGGCGGCTTCGAGCTTGTGGCCGGCAGCCAGCCCATGGACGTATCGATCGCCCATGCGGGCGAGGTCGTTTCGCGCTGTTCGGTCGATATGGTCGTCGATGGCTATGCCGAGTTCGGCGTCTGGACCGACCCGGCCTATCGCGGGCGCGGCTTGGCGAAAGCTGCGGCCGCCGCCAGCCTTCGCTGCGCTGGCGAGCAGGGCGTCACCGCCTTTGGCTGGCACTGCCACGCTTCGAACACCCGGTCCCGGAAGGTCGCCACGGCTCTGGGCTTCGAGGTGACCGATCGCTACCAGGCCTTCAGTGCCCGTGTGCCGGCTGAAAACGACGGCGACCTCGATATCGCCTATTGCCGCGAGCTGGCGGCGACGTTCGAGACCGGCGCCGCGGAGATCGCCTGGCTGGAGTTTCATGCGGCGGTCGCCTGGGTGCTGGCCGGCGAGCCCGGCAAGGCGGCAATCGCGGTGGAGCGGCTGGTGCAGCGCGGCTGGTGGGGCAAGACGGAGTGGCTGGAACAGCACTGGGCGCTGGAAAGGCTGAAGGCCGATCCACGCTTCCAGAGCGCGGTCAGGGCGCACCGCGCCGCCCGCTAGAGCCGCAAGGGCGAGGGTGATATCGGGTCCGCCTTTTCCGCGTCGCTATCTTTGCGCGCTGCATTCATGGGCGCGCTATATCGGCGTTGCACCCCTTCCGGCCTGAGGTCCTCGCCTGCGCAAGGATGACAATTTATATTGAGGGAACAGTGGGATAAGCCGCGCGCGAAGCGCCGTCGCGTCATCACCGCCATTACCCGGAACACGACGCCCGCAAGTGTACGCAACCGCTATCCATTTGTTACATATGTATAAATCGTCATCCTTGCGCAGGCGAGGACCTCAGGCAGGATGAAACTCGACGCCGATATAGCGCTCCAGCAACACAAGGGAGCTTGATACGGTCCTCGCTCCCCTCTCGTCCTGAGATCCACCTCAGGCCGCAGAGGGCGAGGGAGGGGATATCAGGTCCGCCTTTCCCACGTCGCTATCGTTGCGCAATGCGTGCATGGGCGCGCTATATCAGCGTTGCACCCCGTTCTGCCTGAGGTCCTCGCCTGCGCAAGGATGACAATCTATATGTCTGTTTTTATTATGTAATTCTGTCATTCCCGCGCAGGCCGCATGAGTTCGCGCGCGAACTCAAGGTGTACCTCCGGCACCCACTTTTGCCGGGCTAGCCGCCCCAGCCTTCGATCAGCCGGCCGCCGAGGGCGGGCTTCTTCTCTTCCGGCAGGAAGGCGTGGCGGAGGGCTTCGAGGTTGTGGGCGAGGAATTCGCCGGTTTGCCAGCCGAAGGTGGCGGCGAGGCGGCGGTATTCCAGCGACAGGCTGAGCGGGGCGACGGTGCGGGCGTCGGTGTTGATGGAGAGCGACAGGCCGCGCCGCGACATCAGGTCCACGGGGTGGGCGGCATAGTCGCCGAAGACGCCGACCTGGATGTTGGACGACGGGCAGACCTCGAGGTGGAGGTTGCGCGCCTTGATCTCGGCCATCAGGTCCTCGCTTTCGATGGCGCGGACGCCGTGGCCGATGCGGGCGGGGGCGATGAGGGCGATCGCCTCGCGGAGGCTGTCCGGCCCGGCCGCCTCGCCGGCATGGGCGGTGACGGGCAGGCCGAGCGTGTGGGCGCGGTCGAACACGGCGCGGTTGGCGGCGGCCGGGTGGCCGGCCTCGTCGCCGGCAAGATCGACGCCGACGACGCCCCGGTCGCGCCAGCGGTGGGCGAGCTCGATCACCTTGAGGTTCTCGGCCGGCGGATAGTCGCGCAGGGCGCAGAGCAGGAGGCGCGCCTCGATGCCGGTGGCCGAAGCGCCGGCGACGAGCCCGTCGGTGACCGCCTCCATCACCTGATCGAGGCTGAGGCCGCCGCGCTGGTGGGTGTGCGGCGCGAAGCGGATTTCGGCGTAGATGACGCCGTCGGCCGCGAGCGCGCGCAACAGCTCGTCCATGGCGATGGCGAGCGCCGGCGCCGTTTGCAGCGCCTCGCAGGAGGGGCCGATGGCGCGGAGGTAGTCCATCAGGCTGTCGCAGCGCTCGGGCGCGGTGTAGAGGCGGCGGAACTCGGCCTCGCCGATGGGGTTGCCCAGGCGGTGGAGCGCCGTCCGCGTCAGCGAACAGTCGAGGTGGAGGTGCAGCTCCACCTTGGGCTTCAGCGTGAAATCGGGCGCGGCGGTCACATCGACGAGCATGGGGCAGTCTCCATCCTGCGGCGGACTGTCGGCGCGCGTTGCCCAACCGGCAACCGAGTTCTGGGCGGTTCAGTTGAGGCGCGCTCAATTATCTCCGCCCGCTTGATCTGGATGCATCCAGATCAAGCGGGTTTCGGCCTGACCGGCCGGCGCCCGGTCGGGCGCTTCCGCTTCCATCGGGTTCCGCCCGGAGGGGCGAACCCTCACGGAGGCGGTGTCTCGGGGAAGGCGGCGGCCTCGGCGGCGGCGAACTCGGCCTGGAACCAGCGCAGCGTGGACATGTGCAGCGCCGAGGTCTGGTCGGTGCGCCAGAGCAGCGCCCAGTTGCCGTCGCGCTTGTAGAGGCCGAGCGGCGCCACCAGCCGCCCGCCGGCGATGGCGTCCCACACGGCGGGGCCGGGCGCCAGCACCGCGCCGACGCCGGCCTCGGCCGCCTTGATGGCGAACAGCAGCCGCTCGAAGCGCAGCATGGGCGACTCGGGCAGCGCGTGGCCGCTTTCCATCGACCAGTTGGACCACATGGCGGTGGGCCAGACGGTGGTGAGCCGCTGCACGGAGAGGATCTCCTCGGCCGCGCCGCCCGGCGGCAGAATGTCCGGGTTGGCCACCGGGCCGAAGGTTTCCGGGCCGAAGACGTGGCGCGCCATGCCGGGAATGGCCGTCTCTCCGCCGACCACCACGTGGATGTCGATGGAGCGGTCGGTGGCGATGGGGTCCTTGTTCCAGGCGATGACGTCGATCTCCGTGCCCTTCAGACGCTTGAGCAGCCGCGGCAGGCGCGGCAGGAACCAGCGCACCAGGAAGGTGGCCGGCGCGGCGATCACCAGCCGTCCGCGCTGGCCCGACCGCTCGGCCCGCTCCACCGAGCGGACGATGCTCTCGAAGGCGGCGGCCAGCGACAGCGCCAGCCGCTCGGCCGTCTCGGTGAGGATCAGCTTGCGATGGGCGCGGATGAACAGCTCGGTCTTCAGCGCCGCCTCCAGCGCCCGGATCTGCTTGGACACGGCGCCATCGGTAACCCCCAGCTCCATGGCCGCCAGCCGCACGCTGCCAAGCCGCGCCACCGCCTCGAAAACGCGCAGGGCCGAGAGGTGGTCGAGGGGGTCGAGCATGGGGATTGGCCGGGGGGGAGAGGAGGGAACGGGCGCGGCGAGTTTAGGGCAAGGGGGAGAGGGATGGGAAGGGGGAGGATCGCGCGGTGCGTCACACCCGCGGAATGGGGCATGCAAGGGGAGACCGATATCGGCGTACCATCCCTTCCGGCCTGAGGTACACCTTGAATTCGCTCGCGAATTCAAGCGGCCTTCGCAAGGATGACAATTTATATAGAGGGAACAGGTTGTTAGGTAGTCGCAGGGACTCCCTGCGGCCTCACCTGCCCCAACGCAGGCAGGCCGCCCGACGAGCGGGCGAATCCGCTATCCGATTGTTACATATATATAAATTGTCATCCTTGCGAAGGCGAGGACCTCGGGCAGAACAGAGCGAGCGGTTGATATAGGGCGCCCTTGTTTATTGGAGCTTTATATGGGCCGCCGCGCCTTCTCGTCCTGAGGTCCTGCGCCTGAAGCGCAGGATGACAGTTAATTGATATAAAACAAATAGATAGCGCTGTGCGCTGCGCGTGCAGTTGCGTGCTCCGCTGGGGTCGTGCGATGCGCTGCTGGGGGAGGCGATCGCGATTTATCCCATTGTTTCATATATAAGTTCGTCATCCTGCGCTTCAGGCGCAGGACCTCAGGCAGGAAAGGGCGAAGGGTTGATATCGGGCGCCGTTGGCTCCGGGAGCGCGATATCGGCGTGGCGCCTCCTCCGGCCTGAGGCCCTCTGCTTTCGCAGAGGGTGACAGGAGGGTGATAAAACAAAGGTTTAGCGTTGTGCTCGTCGCTTGCCGACCTGTCTCCTCCTCCCCATCAAGCTGTCCTCCTCTGCGAAGGCAGAGGACCTCGGGCAGAAAGGGGCGCAAGGCGGATATAGTGCTCCCTGAAGCCTGAAACGCCCTGCCACCTCAAACAACAAGCGGCAGGGCCACCAGATCAGGCGCGGTCGGCCGCTATCGCCCAGTTGTGCAGGCAGCGATCGAGGCCGATGGCGATTTCGAGGACGAGAACGTCGTGCTCGCGGAGCGCGCCGCCCTTGGCTTTCGACACGAACTTCTTGGGAAAGTCGGTGCGGCGGGAGATGGAGCAGACCTCCATCCACTTGAAGCCGTTGTCGACCTCGATATCCATCGTCACCTCCGAATAGCTCGGCAGGCGGTCGGACGGCACGATGCGGGTGGGCAGGGCGACGACCGAGGCGATCATCTTGCGCACCGGTTCGAGGCAGGCGGTGTGGTAGTCCATGCCGGTGTCGGCGGTGAAGGCCGCCTGAAACTCCATCTGCCAGAACTCCTTGAGCCGCATGTGCGCGGTGGTCTGCTCCTGCTCGCGTCGGTAGGAACGGCCCGCCTGCCAGACGCAGAGCGGCAGCCGGGCTCCGGTGTGCGTGTCGAGAAGGTGCGTCATGTAGGCATAGGTGGACGGGGTGGTCTCGGGCCGGAGGACCAGTTCCGTCTCGGTCGGCGCCAGTTGCTGCTGCACCCAGACGTCGGCATTGCCGTAGGCGTCGGAGATGAGATGGCGGGGGATGAGCGTCGGCGCTTCCACCCGCCGCATGTCCCAGGCCGGGTTGACGGACCGGAGGAAGGCGCGAACCTCGTCGGAAAAGTGCCGGATGAACGCCTCGCGGCGAAGGATTTCGCGCTCCTCCCAATGGACGAGCGAATTCACGTTGAGAATGCTGAGCATGGCCTGATCTCCGTGGATGGCCATTGAAGGATGAGGTGGGCGCTTTACGTCCGATCGGTCGCGCCAAGGCGCGCGGCATCACGACCGGACGCGGCGACCTCGTCCTCCGAGCACGCAAGCGAAGGCGATCCGCAGGGTGCGGCCGTCCGTCAGCGATGATGCGTGCGCGTTGCTCATGGGGAAGTGATGCCGGAAGGGCGAGGGGCGGTCAAGGGTGGGGCGAGCGAAGGTGCTGGTTGCGGCACTGTCTAGGTGGCGCCTAATGTCAAAAGCGATAGCGACAAGGCAGGCCTCGATGCCCGAGATGTTTTCACCGTCCGCCGAAATGTTCTCCCCATCCTCTGTGAAGCGAAACCCGGAGGGCATCACATGTGTCATCGAGGTGACACTACCGCAGATCTCAAGCTGGATACTGCAATGCGGAGGACTGCCGGAGTACATTGCCCGGCTCGTTCGCGACCTCGATGTTCTGAAAAAGGGGCTGGCGCCGCTCTATGACGAGATGCAGGAGGGCGACAGCCTCTGGCTTTGCAGAAGCGAGCAGATCGGGCCGCTTTACTGCCATGAAGGTATCGCTCTCGTCCGCGATGGGCGGCCGGTGGTGTACGTGCGGATGGTTCAGCACTGAGGGGGGGACAGGGTGGCGCTTTTTCGTCATCCAAAGGTAAGTTGGAAAACCTGAAGTCGAGTTCCACGCTTCCCTATTTAGTCGGCGGTGGCAGAGGGTGGCTTCTGCGGCTGTTCTCCACCAGCCAGAGGGACCGCGCCCTTTGATTTCCTCGACGCCCT encodes the following:
- a CDS encoding GNAT family N-acetyltransferase, whose amino-acid sequence is MFKLEPDGFAAIAPLFDDLSLRHGSVRAVLRDPSLGDIWVDDLGSPRQALLRGPEGLYLAGDPRRDLGGLAGEIEDFEYVYPDDPWLPVIGEVLPNRFMIAHDRVRLAMTAGRARAFAVPGGFELVAGSQPMDVSIAHAGEVVSRCSVDMVVDGYAEFGVWTDPAYRGRGLAKAAAAASLRCAGEQGVTAFGWHCHASNTRSRKVATALGFEVTDRYQAFSARVPAENDGDLDIAYCRELAATFETGAAEIAWLEFHAAVAWVLAGEPGKAAIAVERLVQRGWWGKTEWLEQHWALERLKADPRFQSAVRAHRAAR
- the add gene encoding adenosine deaminase, with the protein product MLVDVTAAPDFTLKPKVELHLHLDCSLTRTALHRLGNPIGEAEFRRLYTAPERCDSLMDYLRAIGPSCEALQTAPALAIAMDELLRALAADGVIYAEIRFAPHTHQRGGLSLDQVMEAVTDGLVAGASATGIEARLLLCALRDYPPAENLKVIELAHRWRDRGVVGVDLAGDEAGHPAAANRAVFDRAHTLGLPVTAHAGEAAGPDSLREAIALIAPARIGHGVRAIESEDLMAEIKARNLHLEVCPSSNIQVGVFGDYAAHPVDLMSRRGLSLSINTDARTVAPLSLSLEYRRLAATFGWQTGEFLAHNLEALRHAFLPEEKKPALGGRLIEGWGG
- a CDS encoding LysR family transcriptional regulator, which gives rise to MLDPLDHLSALRVFEAVARLGSVRLAAMELGVTDGAVSKQIRALEAALKTELFIRAHRKLILTETAERLALSLAAAFESIVRSVERAERSGQRGRLVIAAPATFLVRWFLPRLPRLLKRLKGTEIDVIAWNKDPIATDRSIDIHVVVGGETAIPGMARHVFGPETFGPVANPDILPPGGAAEEILSVQRLTTVWPTAMWSNWSMESGHALPESPMLRFERLLFAIKAAEAGVGAVLAPGPAVWDAIAGGRLVAPLGLYKRDGNWALLWRTDQTSALHMSTLRWFQAEFAAAEAAAFPETPPP
- a CDS encoding aminoacyl--tRNA ligase-related protein; this translates as MLSILNVNSLVHWEEREILRREAFIRHFSDEVRAFLRSVNPAWDMRRVEAPTLIPRHLISDAYGNADVWVQQQLAPTETELVLRPETTPSTYAYMTHLLDTHTGARLPLCVWQAGRSYRREQEQTTAHMRLKEFWQMEFQAAFTADTGMDYHTACLEPVRKMIASVVALPTRIVPSDRLPSYSEVTMDIEVDNGFKWMEVCSISRRTDFPKKFVSKAKGGALREHDVLVLEIAIGLDRCLHNWAIAADRA